One part of the Bacteroidota bacterium genome encodes these proteins:
- a CDS encoding TatD family hydrolase, with the protein MQIIDTHLHLYAEEYHADRKALIDAAKHDGVVHMLLPNIDSGSIAGLKQLAEDYPNYCLPMMGLHPCYVKENFETELSIVEKELKTGNYIAIGEIGMDRYWELDHISQQEEALRIQLKWAYELDLPVALHTRNANDEVISILRDLNLSGLRGVFHCFSGSPEQAKAMIELGFYLGIGGVLTYKNGGVDKIVAELSLDHIVLETDGPYLSPVPHRGKRNQPGYILHVAQKLAEIKNITPEEAGEITSANAKKLFRI; encoded by the coding sequence ATGCAAATCATCGATACGCATCTTCATCTTTATGCGGAAGAATACCATGCCGACCGCAAGGCCTTGATTGACGCTGCAAAGCATGACGGAGTGGTTCATATGCTGTTGCCCAATATTGATTCCGGCTCCATTGCCGGATTGAAGCAACTGGCTGAAGATTACCCCAATTATTGTTTGCCGATGATGGGTTTGCACCCTTGTTATGTCAAAGAAAATTTTGAAACAGAGCTGTCGATTGTCGAAAAGGAACTGAAGACCGGAAATTACATTGCTATCGGCGAAATCGGGATGGATCGTTATTGGGAACTCGACCATATATCTCAACAGGAAGAGGCACTTCGCATCCAATTAAAATGGGCGTATGAGCTGGATTTACCCGTGGCTTTGCACACCAGAAACGCCAATGATGAAGTAATTTCCATTCTCCGGGATTTAAATCTTTCCGGACTTCGGGGAGTCTTTCATTGCTTTAGTGGGAGTCCGGAGCAGGCGAAGGCGATGATTGAGTTGGGGTTTTATCTTGGTATCGGTGGTGTCCTTACTTACAAAAATGGGGGTGTAGATAAGATCGTCGCTGAACTCTCTCTTGATCATATTGTTCTTGAAACCGACGGCCCCTATCTTTCTCCAGTGCCTCACCGTGGGAAGAGAAACCAGCCAGGGTATATTTTGCATGTTGCCCAAAAATTAGCTGAAATAAAAAACATCACTCCTGAAGAAGCCGGAGAAATTACCTCCGCCAACGCAAAGAAACTCTTCCGAATATGA